The Malus domestica chromosome 06, GDT2T_hap1 genome has a segment encoding these proteins:
- the LOC103437971 gene encoding transcription factor DIVARICATA-like (The RefSeq protein has 1 substitution compared to this genomic sequence) has translation MSSSSVWNKEEDKEFENAIARHWIDENSKEMWEKIAELVPSKSMGELKQHYQMLVDDVGAIEAGRVSPPNYAVDEAANTLSSSKDSGHRASSSGASASDKRLNCGHGGGFSGLGHDSAGHGGKGGSRADQERKKGIPWTEEEHRLFLLGLDKFGKGDWRSISRNFVISRTPTQVASHAQKYFIRLNSMNRDRRRSSIHDITSVNNGDVSSHQQPPITGQQTNTYPPSAGTAIRVGGPQTAKHRPQSHMAGLGMYGAPMGHPVSAPPGHMASAVGTPVMLPPGHHPHAHPPYVVPVAYPMAHPTMHQ, from the exons ATGTCGAGTTCTAGCGTTTGGaacaaagaagaagataaagagTTCGAGAACGCAATTGCCATGCATTGGATCGATGAAAACTCGAAAGAAATGTGGGAAAAGATTGCTGAGTTGGTTCCAAGCAAGAGCATGGGAGAGTTGAAGCAGCACTACCAAATGCTAGTCGACGATGTGGGTGCAATCGAGGCGGGGCGCGTCTCCCCGCCTAACTACGCAGTTGATGAAGCTGCTAATACACTATCGTCTAGTAAGGACAGTGGTCATCGTGCTTCTTCTTCCGGTGCTTCGGCTTCGGATAAGAGATTGAACTGCGGTCACGGAGGTGGGTTTTCGGGTTTAGGTCATGACTCCGCCGGCCATGGCGGTAAGGGAGGGTCGAGGGCGGACCAAGAGAGGAAGAAAGGGATTCCGTGGACTGAAGAAGAGCATAG GTTATTTCTACTTGGTCTTGACAAGTTTGGGAAGGGCGATTGGAGAAGCATTTCAAGAAACTTTGTCATTTCCAGAACCCCAACCCAAGTAGCAAGCCACGCACAAAAATACTTCATCCGTTTGAACTCCATGAACAGAGACAGGAGGAGATCAAGTATCCATGACATTACAAGCGTCAACAACGGAGACGTCTCGTCTCACCAGCAGCCGCCAATTACCGGCCAACAGACCAACACGTACCCACCTAGTGCAGGCACCGCGATAAGAGTAGGAGGACCACAGACGGCCAAGCACCGGCCTCAGTCACACATGGCAGGTTTAGGGATGTATGGAGCACCGATGGGGCACCCGGTTTCTGCTCCTCCGGGACATATGGCGTCCGCGGTGGGCACTCCGGTTATGCTCCCTCCGGGCCACCATCCTCACGCCCATCCTCCATACGTCGTCCCAGTTGCTTACCCAATGGCACATCCAACAATGCACCAATAA
- the LOC103437969 gene encoding histone deacetylase 15-like: MGPLTNGEAEKSLDKPNNQAQCQGSHGRCGNSGSHRTKSRPCHEGNCGEGDIGVSGKDGPTDVLNKKTAQQKEMTLEDMYNQDLDDEDDDSDWDPFQQPLEVIKWFCTNCTMLNLGDVDHCEVCQEHKESGILKQGCFASAFDSGLTETLSDTRERPKGSQDSASNSSTVVGFDERMLLHSEVQMKSHPHPERPDRIRAISASLATAGIFPGRCHPIPAREITREELLMVHSMEHIETVDHTGHMYSSYFTPDTYANEHSARAARLAAGLCADLAKAIVSGRAKNGFALVRPPGHHAGVIQAMGFCLHNNAAVAALAAQVSGAKKVLIVDWDVHHGNGTQEIFDQNKSVLYVSLHRHEGGQFYPGTGAADEVGTMGAEGYCVNVPWSRGGVGDNDYIYAFQHVVLPIASEFSPDFTIISAGFDAARGDPLGCCDVTPAGYEKMTHMLSDLSGGKMLVILEGGYNLRSISSSATAVIKVLLGESPGCELDTPLPSRSGLQTVLEVLEIQKKYWPALGSSLTKLQSQLKMHSVQNKEKQIKKSRRAVAPLFWKWGRKALLYHLLNGHFHVTQKGW; encoded by the exons ATGGGTCCTTTAACAAATGGGGAGGCTGAGAAAAGTCTTGACAAACCAAACAATCAAGCTCAATGTCAGGGTTCTCATGGGAGATGTGGAAATTCGGGTTCTCACAGAACCAAATCTAGACCGTGTCATGAGGGAAATTGTGGGGAAGGAGATATAGGAGTGTCCGGAAAAGATGGACCAACTGATGTTTTAAAT AAAAAGACGGCACAGCAAAAGGAAATGACATTAGAAGACATGTACAACCAAGACCTCGACGATGAGGATGATGATAGTGATTGGGATCCCTTCCAACAGCCTTTAGAAGTAATCAAGTGGTTCTGCACCAATTGTACAATGCTCAACCTTGGTGATGTTGACCATTGCGAA GTATGTCAGGAACATAAAGAATCTGGTATCTTGAAGCAGGGGTGTTTTGCATCTGCCTTTGATTCTGGCCTCACTGAGACTCTGTCTGACACTAGAGAAAGACCCAAAG GCTCACAAGATTCAGCGTCAAATAGTTCCACAGTTGTAGGATTCGatgagagaatgttgctacatTCAGAA GTTCAAATGAAGTCACATCCTCACCCAGAAAGACCAGATCGTATTCGAGCCATTTCTGCTAGCCTTGCTACAGCCG GAATATTTCCTGGAAGGTGCCATCCAATTCCTGCTAGAGAAATTACACGCGAAGAACTTCTGATG GTCCATTCCATGGAGCATATTGAAACAGTTGACCATACAGGCCATATGTATTCAAG TTATTTCACTCCTGACACATATGCCAATGAACATTCAGCACGTGCTGCTAGACTTGCAGCAGGCTTATGTGCTGATCTTGCTAAAGCAATTGTTTCTGGACGTGCCAAAAATGGTTTTGCCCTT GTTAGGCCTCCTGGTCATCATGCTGGTGTAATACAGGCAATGGGGTTTTGCCTCCACAATAATGCAGCAGTTGCTGCATTAGCAGCTCAGGTTTCTGGGGCTAAGAAAGTGCTAATTGTTGATTGG GATGTTCATCATGGGAATGGCACACAAGAAATATTTGATCAGAACAAATCG GTCTTGTATGTATCCTTACATAGACATGAAGGAGGGCAGTTTTATCCTGGTACTGGAGCTGCTGACGAG GTTGGAACCATGGGGGCTGAAGGATACTGTGTGAATGTCCCATGGAGTCGTGGTGGAGTTGGCGACAACGATTACATATATGCATTTCAGCATGTTGTGCTTCCTATAG CTTCTGAGTTTTCTCCTGATTTCACCATCATATCAGCAGGATTTGATGCAGCAaggggtgatccactgggatgCTGTGAT gtTACTCCTGCAGGCTATGAAAAGATGACACACATGTTGTCTGACTTGTCTGGAGGAAAGATGCTTGTTATTCTTGAGGGCGG TTACAATCTCCGTTCAATATCGTCTTCTGCTACTGCAGTAATTAAG GTATTGCTGGGTGAAAGTCCAGGATGTGAATTGGACACCCCTTTACCTTCCAGATCTGGCCTACAAACCGTTCTGGAGGTCCttgaaattcaaaagaaataCTGGCCTGCTCTCGGATCCAGCCTTACGAAACTGCAGTCACAATTGAAAATGCACTCTgttcaaaacaaag AAAAGCAAATTAAGAAGAGCCGGCGGGCTGTGGCACCATTGTTTTGGAAATGGGGAAGGAAAGCTCTGTTGTATCATCTTTTAAACGGGCATTTCCATGTAACACAGAAGGGTTGGTGA